The genomic region CAAGATCAATGCGAACAACAGCTGGAACTTTGCGCTCATTGACTACTTTCACGACATGAGTTTGCTGAAGGAGGGTGATGGAGTGAACTTTCAGAAAGCAAGCTGCACACTGGACGGATGTGTCAAGATCTACACGAGCAGAGTTGACAGCGTTGCGACCGAAACTGGAAAGCTTCTGAGTGGTCTGGCAGACAGTGGAAACAAGAAGCGCAAAGGTGGAGATGCAGATGCGGAGGGAGGTGAAGACGGTGAAGAGGATGAAGAGAACGAGGATGGCACAACGAAGAAGAGCAAGAAAAAGACGAAACGATCCGCAGAAGCAACTTTGGTGACGTCTTTCGAGCAATTGCGCTTGAAGAAGATGGAGCTGGAGTTCTCGGTGGATCCACTCTTCAAGAAGGCTTCTGCAGACTTTGACGAGGGAGGCGCAAAGGGACTTTTGCTCAACCATCTCTCGATCGACAGCACCGGCCGCATTGTCTTTGATAGCAGCGACGATGCACAAGAGGAGCTGGACGAAACACGGCGCGACAGCATGGAACCCGAAGGCGAGGAAGACGGTGAGGCGAAAGAGGCAGAGTCAGTACAAGAGGACGGGCCCGTGGATATCGCTGCACTCGGTCTTCGCTTCTTCCCGGATCTCGATGTACTGGACGAGCAGGACATATGTCCGACATTGAAATCATTCGAGCTCGGGGGTGGCGAGAACGCACCGGATCTACCTTTCTTGAAAGCACCGGAAAATTGGCGTGACGAGCATCCGGAAGCCGACAAGGACGAGCATGTAGACCAAAGTGGCATCAACTTGAACGATCAGACTGCAGCATTCGGCATGGACGATGACGATGCTGGAGGCATGGGCTTTGATCTTGGACCTGAAGTCGGGTTTGGTGAAGGAGGTGAAGCTTGGGCACGCGATGCTGCATTGGAACCACAGATGCGTGTGTACGATGCGTCGACAGGCGCCGATGCAGATGATGCAGCTGGAGAGGTTGGAGTCTTCGATACAAACGGGAATGCTTTTGGCGTCACACTCCAACACAGGCGGAATGACGACCAGGAGAATATCTTAAACTATTTTGACAATGCGCTGCAGAAGAACTGGGCAGGTCCAGAGCACTGGAAGATTGCAAGGATAAAAGAGGCTAGCAAAGAGACCACGAAGAAGCCTCGCAAAGAGAAGGAGCCTTTCGAGATCGACTTCGCCGCTCCTATGTCCCAAGACCTGGCAAGCTTACTGTACACGTCCGCCACGAACAACAGCACGATTTGCTTACCGAAGAAAGACTGGAAAGCCCGGGATCGAAATCTCCTGCCTGATGACAAGCATTTCAACTCGAAAGACTTGCTGAAGCTCTTCCTCAAGCCTAAAGCAAAACTTGGCGCACGAAAGTCGAGCAAACAGACTCTCCCAGCGAATGGCGAAGTGGACGAAGCATACTGGGCAGCTCACAATGCAGGACCAGACGCACCTCACCCCATGGACGATGATGCGGTGCAAGGTGACTATGACGCGAATTTCTTCCAAGACGATGGTTTACCAATGGCCGGCGGCGCTATGGACGACGATGACGATGACTTTGCGGACGCAAGAGAAGCCTTCTCACCTGGTCCAGACGGTGTCGATGCAGCAGGTCCTACTGGAGTGGGCATTGACAGCGTTGCTGGGCCTCAAGAACCAGGTGCAGGTGGTGATGCCTTTGGTGCAAATCTTGTGGCACAATCACGAAGGATGCGACCAGAGTATGTGCAGTATGCGCGTGTGGCGAAGAAAGTAGATGTGAGGAGGCTGAAGGAAGAGTTGTGGCGTGGTATTGGCTTCGAAGCAAGGTATGCGTTAATCAGCGTGAGATGTTGCGATCATGGTCCGAAGCTAACATGTGATACCACAGGCCCGAACAGGAAACGCCAGCGAAACGTCCCCAAATTCCCGCGCTTGCACACGACATCAACGAGACCCTACGGTTTACGGACATCATGAACAACCTCCAGCACGTGTACCCGAGGCAGCAGATGTCGGACATTAGCACGTCGTTTGGCTTCATTTGCTTGCTACACTTGGCGAACGAGAAGGGCCTCGTGATTGAAAACGTGGAGGATTGGACGGACTTGACTGTCAGGAAGGATTTTGAGGCGTTGGAATTGGATGGGAATGATGCTTGATGTGGACATGCACTTGATGATCATGGAGTTTGGTCGGTCGGTCGCTCTGGAACAGCGTTCTTGTGAGCTCATATTTCGTATCGCAGCCTGTTCGATGTGCAAACGCGGGACCAGGCGATGCACAGAAACTGTACAGCATATTCATCCACCAAGCAAGTTTCTCATGCGCACACATCTGCGAGCTACCTCCTCGTGAGCAATATCCACCACGCCTTCAACCCCTTGCCGCACATTCACACACACGTACTAATGTCCTTACAAATCCTTAAAACAATACTCCTCCAAGTCCCACTCATCGCCATACTCATACGCCATCGGCATCTGCGTGACGACCTCCGGATGGACTTTCTTGAAAAACATCTCCATCGATTGGATATCGTCGGTTGCCTGTTCGGCCTCTTGCATGCACTTCTTACTCTCCTGTTTCTTGCGTTCGAGTTCGGTGGGGTCGTCTTCGGCGAAGCTCTCCAATTCCTTCTTCAGACTCTAACATCGTCGGTGTCAGCAGACCCACACCAAGACACAGAAAGATTTTGACAGCGGTTGGAAGCACCATACCCTAACCTCATCCTCCAGCACAACCTTCCCAGCATTCAACTCCTCCCGACTCTCGCCCGAATGATCCTGCCCATCAGCCTCTTCCTCCAGCGCCGCGGCAGTAGAGGCAAGTTTATGCTGCAACTCTGTCACAACTCCGGAAATTTTCGCATGCTCCTTCTGCGCTGCGGCCAGGGCCGTCTCCTTCGCGATTCGGTTCTCGGACGCGAAGGACCAGTACCAGTTTCCGCTGCCGATCTTCTCGACTTTGATGAGGTTCTCGTCGGAGAGGTGTTGGAGGTAGTCTGGGGTGTGAGGGTTAGTGAGGTGAAATGATGGACGGAGAGGAGGTGGGAGAGGATGGGAGGATGGGAGGATGGGAGGAtgggaggaggaggaggagcagGAAGGAACGCAGACCTTTAACTTGCATGCCATTGATGGAGCACACGGAGACGAGTTGCTTCTCGAGGTCTTTGAGGTTCCAGCAGGTGCGGGATTTTTGGAGGAAGCGGACGGCGTTACGGAGTTTTTCTGGGTTGCAGGTTGCTTTGCCCTGGAGGGTGTGGTCAGTAGGTAGAGCTGGCGGCGAAGTGAACGGGAGAGGTATGTACCATTTTGACGGCGGGTACTGGATGTCGTTGATGGTGTGTATGGTCTAAACGCTCCAGTGGATGTAAGACAGTGCGGTGAAAGGATCGAACAAGGTGAAGTGGTTATGTGTGTGAAAGTGGAAGCGGGACGAGACGAGGTGAGGTGAAGTTGGGCTGGCTTGTGCCGAAGGCAGGAACGAAGCTGAAACGGTCGCGCGCACATAAGGAAGGAGCGGAAAGTCTTGAGGTCCGTGATTCATCTCATATTCTTCGTAAGTAATGCCGTACTGTTTCAACCGCCATAGATCGTTTCTACAGCTCACGATGCTCAACCTCAACGCGGTTTTTCTCTCCGAGGTCGATAGTGTCCAACCCACCAACCTCAGCCGCCAGCACTTTGCCCTTCTCGGTAGCAACGGCACCACCCACAATCGCATCGTCACCATCAAAATGCTTCGCAATCTCCTCAAGTGGTGTGTATCGCGTCTCGATGTAGAAGAAGTACTGCAGACAACGTCAGCTGGAGC from Fulvia fulva chromosome 10, complete sequence harbors:
- a CDS encoding Meiotic coiled-coil protein 7, encoding MGKATCNPEKLRNAVRFLQKSRTCWNLKDLEKQLVSVCSINGMQVKDYLQHLSDENLIKVEKIGSGNWYWSFASENRIAKETALAAAQKEHAKISGVVTELQHKLASTAAALEEEADGQDHSGESREELNAGKVVLEDEVRSLKKELESFAEDDPTELERKKQESKKCMQEAEQATDDIQSMEMFFKKVHPEVVTQMPMAYEYGDEWDLEEYCFKDL
- a CDS encoding Condensin complex subunit 2; translation: MPRVRNNQGQSANSLASSLTSPHKARQIPLNDDKEEKAQRLQSRQAHHSKQMSEIRAAVATPQKKRKSMGLGEDGPSTPSQDDDPYGVRGDHVTPMKRVPILANFEEWMKMATDNKINANNSWNFALIDYFHDMSLLKEGDGVNFQKASCTLDGCVKIYTSRVDSVATETGKLLSGLADSGNKKRKGGDADAEGGEDGEEDEENEDGTTKKSKKKTKRSAEATLVTSFEQLRLKKMELEFSVDPLFKKASADFDEGGAKGLLLNHLSIDSTGRIVFDSSDDAQEELDETRRDSMEPEGEEDGEAKEAESVQEDGPVDIAALGLRFFPDLDVLDEQDICPTLKSFELGGGENAPDLPFLKAPENWRDEHPEADKDEHVDQSGINLNDQTAAFGMDDDDAGGMGFDLGPEVGFGEGGEAWARDAALEPQMRVYDASTGADADDAAGEVGVFDTNGNAFGVTLQHRRNDDQENILNYFDNALQKNWAGPEHWKIARIKEASKETTKKPRKEKEPFEIDFAAPMSQDLASLLYTSATNNSTICLPKKDWKARDRNLLPDDKHFNSKDLLKLFLKPKAKLGARKSSKQTLPANGEVDEAYWAAHNAGPDAPHPMDDDAVQGDYDANFFQDDGLPMAGGAMDDDDDDFADAREAFSPGPDGVDAAGPTGVGIDSVAGPQEPGAGGDAFGANLVAQSRRMRPEYVQYARVAKKVDVRRLKEELWRGIGFEARPEQETPAKRPQIPALAHDINETLRFTDIMNNLQHVYPRQQMSDISTSFGFICLLHLANEKGLVIENVEDWTDLTVRKDFEALELDGNDA